A segment of the Salmo trutta chromosome 3, fSalTru1.1, whole genome shotgun sequence genome:
CATTTGTGTCTGTTCAGTTGGTTAGTTATGTTCAGATTTGTGTAGTGCTTTTGAGAAAATCAGAGGAAGCCAAAAGTAGTTTAGAATACTAAAGAGGAGCCATGGGCTTAAATCTAGACCCAGAAGACCCTAGACCAGACGCTGTGAGGCTGAGAGTACAAGAAGACTACTGCTGTAGGCTATGTGTCAATATACAGTGCTttctgtaattattgggacagtgaagcattttttcttattttcttggatttgaaatcaaacaatgactatgaggttagtgcagactgtcagctttaattaaagggtattttcatccatatcaggtgaaccatttagaaattacagcacttttgtacatagtccccccatttttgGGGAGCAAAAGTCTTGGGATAAataatgtgtattaaagtagtaccAAGATAATTGTGCTTCTGTAATTTTcttactcatcattattcacgattcattcaggattatccgtaatcatggtagtatccacattcatgtagaagtgtttagaaacctATTCTATTCTTACTTACATTAAAAGTgaatccaaaatgacacaatacatcatttatcattcatttctattgggcacaaaataatctgaaactcAACCAAAACAAACCGCATCAGAAAGGTGTACAGCTGGGTTCATATGCTGCTGAATTATCATCAGTCTCATAATGTCCATTAATAGAGTCCAGCACGAAGTCTGAAGTCTGGATTGCACAATGGTTTGGACCTTGCAACATGACAGACTAATTCAGACTGACCCCTTGTGGTTTACTTTAGGGACTGCATCCAGTCTTTTAACCTGAGTTAACTTCTTCTATGATGAACACACTACTGACTCTCGAACCCtgaaactcaactctggacctcgaagccagttccattgCATTTTGAATTGTCCCCCTCTCATCATGGACTGGTTTAGACCTGGggcaccaggtgtgtgcaattaattaccaggtagaacagaaaatgAGCAGGCTCCAGATCTCGTAGGGtcagagttgagtacccctgctcTAGAGACTCAGTATCCATCTCCCAACCTCTAATGCACTCTATTGACCCTGGTGAAATTCCCTCTTTCCCCAACCCAGAACTGACCCTGGTAAAATGCCCTTTCCCCAACCCAGAACTGACCCTGGTGAAATGCCCTCTTTCCCCAAACCAGAACTGACCCTGGTGAAATGCCCTCTTTCCCCAACCCAGAACTGTATTTAAAGAGAAAAGATGATGTTCTGTTTGGAAGTACTTGTCATATAGACAAGAGTTAACTCCCTTCTATAAGTGAGATACTAACGACATAGTAAATTCAGTTTGGAAGCATCAGTGGTAGCTTGATTAGTGTAGCTCCAAGCCCTAATTGGTCCTCCCACACAACCCCACCATGTAATGCAGGCATTTCATTTAGCTCGGAGGAAGACAtgtaccttctctctctccctcagctgcCTGTGGCAGATTTAATCAAAACGACCACGGAAACAGAGGTATAAATATCTGCTGTGAGAAATTGAACCTTCAAATTGAATGGAAATGCATGAATATGTAGATGACGCATGTCAATGTGAAGTGAACAAATGGAGGACTAGAGGATTTGAGGATGAATCTGCCACTGGAAGATGTCAGGACTTTAATAGAACACAACACTCAATACAACAGGTTTCAGTGTACATTTATTCATGCAAAATGTATGTCAAATCAATAGCAGAGAGAAGAAACATTTGACTTTAATTATATTATTATCTTttttcaaatatttatttccattAAACATGCCATAACACAACTATTTCTGCAGGATTAACAAGGACAATATTAGTCAAGAAAGACAAAAGTTTTAAATACTTAATTTCAAATAAAGTGCAGGTTTACTGTCAAAACAACACTCAGAGACTTAAAATAGAATAACAGCTTGATGTAAACATAACTCTGATATGCTTTGAAGATTGAAATGAATAGATGTACAATATAAGTACAGCTAACCCCTTCCAACAGCCAGGAGACATACAGAGTAACTGTCACTAAGCTCGATGGAACCACATTAGCAATACAGCAAGTACACTACAGCTACGTTACATGTAGACCTCCTTTGTACTCACATTAACATCCTTGTATTCACCTCATGTGTGTAAATGACTGTGTGCTGTGTAGCAGCCTACTGTGTGTTCGTCCTCATATCCCCTGAGGGACGtcagtctcttcctctctctccactagcAGCCCAGTCCACTCATTGACCCGATCCTGTCCAGTTTGAGTCCGAAGCATCCTCGGTTCCACCCCCTCCTTGACCGGTCCGTCACAGCTCTTTTCTGATTGGCCAGGGTCCCCTTCAGGAGGCGGAGCCAGGTGCTGTCGCCCTGTGCTGGTATGTCAGCCCATTTGGGGTACTCAGCGACTTTGACCCCGGAAGTAAAAGCAGAGGAGGGCTCCTCTGGTTGGCTGCTCACCAGGTTCTCCAGGTCATCCAGGGTCAGGTCGTTGTAGCGATCCAGAAACTGCTCAACAAACTAGGCAGGAACAACAAATATGGTGTTATTATTACTACGCAGAAAAGTCACGAGAGCTCCGTAAAAAAGATATTGATGATCCATCTCTGCCCTCAATCCAAATATACCCTCTACTCCCCTCTTCCCCATCTCCCTTCTGTCCCACTCTCCCAATCTCCcctctgtcccactctccccatcgcccctctgtcccactctccccatctcccctctgtcccactctcccctctgtcccactctccccatctcccctctgtcccactctccccatctcccctctgtcccactctccccatctcccctctgtcccactctccccatctcccctctgtcccactctcccctactctcCCCAGCTCCCCATACTCTCCCCCTCCCTAACTTTCCACTCCCACCTCCTTCTCCATCCCCATATCCCCTCTTTTTCCTATTCTCCTCTCACTACCCCTCTCCCTTCACCCTCCTTACCTGGATGGCATCAGGTGAGGGGTGCAGGGTGCGCCCCTCTGTGTGCCCCAGGGGTGCGATCAGGAgcagagcagcacagagcagaGCTGGGTACAGCATGGCAGCAGTGAGTAGAGGGAGGGCGGGAACAGTAATGCAGGAGACAGGCTGGACACGACTACACTGACACTGCAATGACAACAGAATTCTGTAAAAACAGAGAGGAATTAATATGCCAATATAGATAATACAGTGACTATTAATACAACTATAATACATCTCTAAAACCATACAGAAAAATGTTTGACTACACATCCCACAGAGCAATGACCACCACCACGACTCTACTGACCATAAAGTTAAATCCATAATCATGCTTTATGATGACGTTTCATACTCTGATGTTAGTAATCAAATACATGAGAAAAACTTCATTTTCGCCAAGGGAGAAATTGCCTTGTACACACAATATACTGCTGTATGAAAATCTGAGACAAGGTAGAAATTGTGACATTATGTCTGTGAGATGAGTATTGATTTTCATTGAATATCTTATAAAACATCAGATCTACAAATGAGCCCCTGATTCCTCTATAATAAATCAGTACATTATACTTCCTGGTTCTTTAAGTTCAAATAGACATGGATGCATTTAAGTATTTACTCAGGAATAATAATTATTACATGATAATAAcgtactaaataaaataaaacattaattGTATACAATGAAATATGCAGCAATACCTACTTTTTGGTACAAATTCCATCTTCCTCTGTATCTAATCAACCTGAAAGCACAGGTGCATAACCTCTCACCCTTTTGCTAAACGAACAAATAAAGAATGCATGAAACAACTCACACTTTGTCTTCTTCTCTTGTCTCCGATGCTGTGGGTCACTGTGTGCTCTCACAGGCTGGCTGCATCTCTCTCTCACGCAGTCTTTCCCTCTCTATCAGCTACCTCTCACTGTTCGGCACCTGCTGAAAGCATCACTATCTCACGCTTCGCCCCTCcttttctcctcttccctctctctcactgatcTTATTGAAGGGATGAGTTTGCCTCTTGTGTTCGCTTGGCAGTGGTTTAATGTTAGTGTATCAGCTGGGATGATGAGGTGGGTTTATACCGGCAAACATCCTCCCTCCggccccctccatctcccctcccctaCTTCATCACTGGGATGATGTCATGGCAGTAGGAGTGTTTGTCATCACCAAGGTGACTAGAGGTTGCCGGTGGCCACACATCTCCCCTGCTTGGAACACAATGATGTCACGGGAGGACACCTGCCAGGGTCAAAGGGCAAACAGAAACATGACAAGAGCGCCCAATGGGTACAGTGGCTGGGGAGGACCAATTTTTGAAACTGGACCTACAGTGGAGGTCGTCCTCCATCGGTTTGGTAACCCCACCACCTCATCAGTAGGTGTGTATATCCCTGCACTGTATTTGTGTCATAGCATCTCTGCTGTGTATGTATAGTGGTCATTGCAAAGCCTCACTTTCCatcctgtgtgtttatagcctgactctaccctgtgtgtttatagcctcgctctaccctgtgtgtttatagcctgaatctaccctgtgtgtttatagcctcgctctactctgtgtgtttatagcctgaatctaccctgtgtgttaatagcctgactctaccctgtgtgtttatagcctcgctctaccctgtgtgtttatagcctgattctaccctgtgtgtttatagcctgactctaccctgtgtgtttatagccttgctctaccctgtgtgtttatagcctgactctaccctgtgtgtttatagcctc
Coding sequences within it:
- the LOC115188207 gene encoding C-type natriuretic peptide 1 translates to MLYPALLCAALLLIAPLGHTEGRTLHPSPDAIQFVEQFLDRYNDLTLDDLENLVSSQPEEPSSAFTSGVKVAEYPKWADIPAQGDSTWLRLLKGTLANQKRAVTDRSRRGWNRGCFGLKLDRIGSMSGLGC